From a single Buchnera aphidicola (Aphis craccivora) genomic region:
- the trxA gene encoding thioredoxin TrxA, whose translation MNNIIELTDQNFEEKVLKTTGFILVDFWADWCNPCKMLAPILEEIANEYINKIQIGKLNIEKNPKTAPMYSIRGIPALLLFHKSQVLATKIGAISKLQLQNFLDENIK comes from the coding sequence ATGAATAATATTATTGAATTAACTGATCAAAATTTTGAAGAGAAAGTCTTAAAAACAACAGGTTTTATATTAGTTGATTTTTGGGCAGATTGGTGTAATCCATGTAAAATGTTAGCACCTATTTTAGAAGAAATAGCAAACGAATATATTAATAAAATACAAATTGGAAAATTAAATATTGAAAAAAACCCAAAAACAGCACCAATGTATTCTATTCGAGGAATTCCTGCATTGTTGTTATTTCATAAAAGCCAAGTTCTTGCAACTAAAATTGGAGCAATTTCCAAATTGCAACTCCAAAATTTTTTAGATGAGAATATTAAATAA